A region of Diospyros lotus cultivar Yz01 chromosome 3, ASM1463336v1, whole genome shotgun sequence DNA encodes the following proteins:
- the LOC127797186 gene encoding probable protein phosphatase 2C 33 isoform X2, translating into MGNFGSRTDTVFCGVFDGHGPYGHMVAKRVRESLPMKLSAYWEVKIKNDEVVRELSLNTNGSAISEGTSIVLADEESKPLIDSEETEKQTEIFLTLKESFLKAFNVMDKELKIYTNIECFCSGTTAVTLVKQGQYLVIGNVGDSRAVLGTRDKDDSLIAVQLTVDLKPSLPVEAERIQKCRGRIFALHDEPQVARVWLPHDDSPGLAMARAFGDFCLKDFGLISVPEITCRCLTEKDEFIVLATDGIWDVLSNEEVVRIVASAPARSSAARALVESAVEAWSWKYPTSRVDDCAVVCLFLNSSLDTLCTASNAKSEEKVAAQSNIAGD; encoded by the exons ATGggt AATTTTGGCTCAAGAACGGACACTGTTTTCTGTGGTGTTTTTGATGGTCATGGTCCTTATGGTCACATGGTCGCAAAGAGAGTAAGAGAGTCCCTCCCCATGAAACTGAGTGCATACTGGGAAGTTAAGATAAAGAATGATGAAGTTGTCAGAGAGCTCAGCCTTAATACCAATGGTAGTGCGATCTCTGAAGGTACTTCTATTGTTCTTGCTGATGAAGAATCCAAACCTTTGATTGATTCTGAAGAAACAGAGAAGCAGACAGAGATCTTTCTGACATTGAAAGAGTCCTTTCTGAAGGCATTCAACGTCATGGACAAGGAATTgaaaatatacacaaacattGAATGTTTTTGCAGTGGGACAACAGCAGTAACACTAGTGAAACAG GGGCAATATCTTGTGATTGGAAATGTTGGGGACTCAAGAGCTGTACTGGGAACAAGAGATAAAGATGATTCTCTTATTGCAGTTCAGTTAACAGTGGACCTCAAACCAAGTCTCCCAG TTGAAGCGGAGAGAATCCAAAAATGTAGAGGTCGTATTTTTGCCCTTCATGATGAACCTCAAGTTGCCCGAGTTTGGCTGCCACATGATGACTCCCCTGGACTTGCCATGGCTCGGGCTTTTGGAGATTTCTGCCTTAAGGATTTTGGTTTGATCTCTGTGCCTGAAATTACTTGTCGATGTCTAACTGAGAAGGATGAGTTCATCGTCTTGGCTACAGATGGG ATTTGGGATGTGCTTTCAAATGAAGAAGTGGTACGCATTGTAGCTTCTGCCCCAGCACGTTCATCTGCAGCTCGAGCTCTTGTCGAGTCTGCGGTTGAAGCTTGGAGCTGGAAATACCCTACTTCCAGGGTTGATGATTGTGCTGTGGTTTGCCTCTTCCTAAATTCAAGCTTAGACACTTTATGTACTGCTTCAAATGCCAAATCGGAAGAGAAGGTAGCTGCGCAAAGCAACATTGCCGGTGACTAG
- the LOC127797187 gene encoding uncharacterized protein LOC127797187 yields MSASAAAAAATIFSALHLRHARRFFSAVKLPHGPSSHRHRRSSRFSLRVTNDSSRTELSPDPTTERSEPDKIVDGMDFGELCNEFECISSPSVEATARQLARDILELREGNRALGTYAVSVKYKDPLRSFTGREKYKRPLWLTDALDTPTVSVQEMVMLSTSVLSIKWRIKGKPKPLLAGIGGDLIIEVTSKFTMNQISGQVTEHEEFWDLSASSAIAQAYFWASRFLFATTESGKDVFDDIKNITTRFPKQKENLEIYPDPSGDPTKFFQRDNGFQRDTYQVALLLAVIYLVVQFLRTTL; encoded by the exons ATGAGCGCCTCAGCCGCCGCCGCTGCCGCCACTATCTTCTCCGCCTTGCATCTCCGCCACGCCCGCCGCTTCTTCTCCGCAGTAAAGCTTCCCCATGGCCCCTCCTCCCACCGTCATCGCCGTAGCAGCCGCTTTTCCTTGCGAG TTACCAATGATTCTAGTAGGACTGAGTTGTCACCTGATCCAACCACTGAAAGATCAGAACCTGATAAGATAGTTGATGGTATGGactttggggagctttgcaatGAATTTGAATGCATTAGCAGCCCTTCTGTGGAAGCTACTGCAAGACAACTTGCACGTGACATCTTGGAGCTTCGGGAGGGCAACCGTGCCCTAGGGACCTATGCAGTTTCTGTTAAGTACAAG GATCCACTTAGAAGTTTTACTGGTCGTGAGAAATACAAAAGACCACTATGGCTAACTGATGCTCTAGATACACCCACGGTG AGTGTGCAAGAAATGGTGATGTTATCTACCAGTGTGCTTAGTattaagtggagaataaaaggGAAGCCTAAACCCTTGCTTGCCGGTATAGGAGGCGATTTAATTATAGAAGTTACATCCAAGTTTACTATGAACCAGATTAGTGGCCAAGTTACTGAGCACGAAGAGTTCTGGGATTTGTCAGCATCTTCAGCTATTGCTCAGGCTTATTTCTGGGCATCACGCTTTCTCTTTGCTACCACTGAATCTGGAAAAGATGTATTTGATGATATTAAGAACATCACAACGCGTTTTCCAAAACAGAAAGAGAACTTAGAGATTTATCCAGATCCTTCTGGTGATCCAACAAAG TTCTTTCAAAGGGACAACGGTTTCCAAAGAGATACCTACCAAGTTGCACTACTTTTAGCAGTTATATATCTTGTTGTACAGTTCCTGAGGACAACGCTGTAA
- the LOC127798196 gene encoding thioredoxin F-type, chloroplastic-like → MALRVIPLNTSPPPSWMPSPKHYNSNISAFCFPSTGGGDQKRRENKISYAYASGVRTGTAIRSLPPSSSSVDTGGPVVAVQVGQVTEVTKDTFWPLVKAAGDKTVVLDMYTQWCGPCKVIAPRFQELSKKYLDVVFLKLDCNQENRALAKELGIKVVPTFKILKDSKIVKEVTGAKFDDLVVAIESVRSS, encoded by the exons ATGGCTCTGCGAGTAATCCCTCTGAACACCTCTCCTCCACCTTCATGGATGCCCAGCCCCAAGCATTATAATTCAAACATCTCTGCGTTCTGCTTTCCGAGCACCGGTGGTGGAGATcagaagaggagagagaataaGATCAGCTATGCCTATGCTAGTGGCGTGAGAACTGGAACGGCGATTCGGTCGTTGCCGCCGTCTTCGTCGAGCGTGGACACGGGCGGTCCGGTGGTGGCGGTGCAAGTGGGCCAGGTTACGGAGGTCACCAAAGACACTTTCTGGCCTCTCGTCAAAGCCGCCGGCGACAAGACCGTCGTCCTCGACATGTACACCCAATg GTGTGGACCTTGCAAGGTGATAGCTCCAAGATTTCAGGAACTATCCAAGAAGTATCTtgatgttgttttcttaaaGCTTGACTGTAACCAGGAAAACAGG GCTTTGGCAAAGGAGCTAGGAATAAAGGTGGTTCCGACGTTCAAGATTCTCAAAGATAGTAAGATTGTTAAAGAAGTCACTGGGGCCAAATTTGATGATTTAGTTGTTGCAATTGAAAGTGTCCGGTCTAGTTga
- the LOC127797186 gene encoding probable protein phosphatase 2C 33 isoform X1 has product MGSCLSYESRSPLPGSPVEFRKSNSFRKRPSRSSSFDFRKEEQLHRIPGRLFLNGSTEVASLFSQQGKKGVNQDAMIVWENFGSRTDTVFCGVFDGHGPYGHMVAKRVRESLPMKLSAYWEVKIKNDEVVRELSLNTNGSAISEGTSIVLADEESKPLIDSEETEKQTEIFLTLKESFLKAFNVMDKELKIYTNIECFCSGTTAVTLVKQGQYLVIGNVGDSRAVLGTRDKDDSLIAVQLTVDLKPSLPVEAERIQKCRGRIFALHDEPQVARVWLPHDDSPGLAMARAFGDFCLKDFGLISVPEITCRCLTEKDEFIVLATDGIWDVLSNEEVVRIVASAPARSSAARALVESAVEAWSWKYPTSRVDDCAVVCLFLNSSLDTLCTASNAKSEEKVAAQSNIAGD; this is encoded by the exons ATGGGGTCCTGCTTGTCTTATGAAAGCAGGAGCCCTCTCCCAGGTTCCCCTGTGGAATTTAGGAAGAGCAACAGCTTCAGGAAGAGGCCTTCTCGAAGTTCTTCATTTGACTTCAGAAAGGAAGAACAACTGCATAGGATTCCAGGGCGATTGTTCCTGAATGGGTCCACAGAAGTTGCCTCACTCTTTTCCCAACAAGGCAAGAAAGGAGTCAATCAAGATGCCATGATTGTTTGGGAG AATTTTGGCTCAAGAACGGACACTGTTTTCTGTGGTGTTTTTGATGGTCATGGTCCTTATGGTCACATGGTCGCAAAGAGAGTAAGAGAGTCCCTCCCCATGAAACTGAGTGCATACTGGGAAGTTAAGATAAAGAATGATGAAGTTGTCAGAGAGCTCAGCCTTAATACCAATGGTAGTGCGATCTCTGAAGGTACTTCTATTGTTCTTGCTGATGAAGAATCCAAACCTTTGATTGATTCTGAAGAAACAGAGAAGCAGACAGAGATCTTTCTGACATTGAAAGAGTCCTTTCTGAAGGCATTCAACGTCATGGACAAGGAATTgaaaatatacacaaacattGAATGTTTTTGCAGTGGGACAACAGCAGTAACACTAGTGAAACAG GGGCAATATCTTGTGATTGGAAATGTTGGGGACTCAAGAGCTGTACTGGGAACAAGAGATAAAGATGATTCTCTTATTGCAGTTCAGTTAACAGTGGACCTCAAACCAAGTCTCCCAG TTGAAGCGGAGAGAATCCAAAAATGTAGAGGTCGTATTTTTGCCCTTCATGATGAACCTCAAGTTGCCCGAGTTTGGCTGCCACATGATGACTCCCCTGGACTTGCCATGGCTCGGGCTTTTGGAGATTTCTGCCTTAAGGATTTTGGTTTGATCTCTGTGCCTGAAATTACTTGTCGATGTCTAACTGAGAAGGATGAGTTCATCGTCTTGGCTACAGATGGG ATTTGGGATGTGCTTTCAAATGAAGAAGTGGTACGCATTGTAGCTTCTGCCCCAGCACGTTCATCTGCAGCTCGAGCTCTTGTCGAGTCTGCGGTTGAAGCTTGGAGCTGGAAATACCCTACTTCCAGGGTTGATGATTGTGCTGTGGTTTGCCTCTTCCTAAATTCAAGCTTAGACACTTTATGTACTGCTTCAAATGCCAAATCGGAAGAGAAGGTAGCTGCGCAAAGCAACATTGCCGGTGACTAG